Proteins found in one Pirellulales bacterium genomic segment:
- a CDS encoding phosphatidate cytidylyltransferase: protein MRLPQDETLWLVGGVMAVLAVATLVAKWLKARRDSKLNPAALRTFNLRLNAWWLMCSALAATILIGQVATVVMFGLISFWALREFITLTPTRMADHRALFWVFFLFTPLQYVLVGFDEYGLYSVLIPVYAVLFIPARIAIAGDYRRFLERSAKIQAGLMICVYCLSYAPALLYLKIKYPEWEGQNARILFFLVLVVQMGDVLQYLWDRLLGKNVIAPMINRNRTWEGFLGGAVSTALLGTALWWATPFEPWVAAGMALLIFVAGFAGGLTMSAIKRDRGVKDYGTLIEGHGGVLDRLDSICFAAPIFFHFTRYFYT, encoded by the coding sequence ATGCGGCTACCCCAGGACGAAACGCTCTGGCTCGTCGGCGGCGTGATGGCCGTGCTGGCCGTGGCGACGCTCGTGGCCAAATGGCTCAAAGCGCGCCGCGACTCGAAGCTGAATCCCGCGGCCCTGCGAACCTTCAACCTGCGCCTGAACGCCTGGTGGCTGATGTGCTCGGCCCTGGCCGCCACGATCCTCATCGGCCAGGTGGCCACCGTGGTCATGTTCGGCCTGATCTCGTTCTGGGCGCTGCGCGAGTTCATTACCCTCACCCCCACGCGGATGGCCGATCACCGCGCGCTCTTCTGGGTCTTCTTTCTCTTCACCCCCTTGCAGTACGTGCTGGTCGGCTTCGACGAATATGGGCTCTACAGCGTGTTGATTCCGGTCTACGCGGTGCTCTTCATTCCGGCGCGGATCGCCATCGCGGGGGACTACCGCCGCTTCCTCGAACGGAGCGCCAAGATCCAGGCCGGCCTGATGATCTGCGTCTACTGCCTGAGCTACGCCCCCGCACTCTTGTACTTGAAGATCAAATACCCAGAGTGGGAAGGCCAGAACGCGCGGATCCTCTTCTTCCTCGTGCTCGTCGTGCAGATGGGAGACGTGCTGCAATACCTCTGGGACCGGCTGCTGGGCAAGAACGTCATCGCCCCGATGATCAACCGCAACCGCACCTGGGAAGGCTTTCTTGGCGGAGCGGTAAGCACCGCCCTACTGGGCACCGCGCTCTGGTGGGCCACCCCCTTCGAACCCTGGGTCGCCGCCGGCATGGCACTGTTGATCTTCGTGGCCGGCTTCGCGGGCGGACTCACCATGTCGGCCATCAAACGAGACCGCGGCGTCAAGGACTACGGCACCCTGATCGAAGGCCACGGCGGCGTCCTCGACCGGCTCGATTCCATCTGCTTCGCCGCCCCGATCTTCTTCCACTTCACGCGCTACTTCTACACGTGA
- a CDS encoding tetratricopeptide repeat protein: MGEEDFEEFFAENKNKKETFYDPDDSGELFAECQETSFLDSNNSVAYVMRGADWSEKGEHDKAITAYSEAIRLDPNDSVAYAGRGWNWKQKGQHDRAIADYSEAIRLDPRDATFYCQRGCAWTSQGEHDKAIADFTEAIDHDPLSASGYNYRGYAWTCKRDYDKAITDFSEAIRHDPSNAYAHHVRGFCWQNKGEYDKAIADFNEAIRLSPEDAGYYYNRGRAWRDLGELDKSIADCTKAIRLDPRHVYAHLFRGINWQSKTEYDKAIADYTEAIRLDPRDANTYSRRGICWYRSGDHDKAMADYNEAIRLNAQDAFAFYNRGLAWAKKREYDSAIADYTAAIRINAHFGVAYIDRGLAWAKKGEYDKACADYADSIRIDSQPDNVKRALYNRSRAWAAKREYDKAMADCSEAIRIDPQNANGYIGRGFVWDEQGEYDNAIADYNEALRINPQSLEALHNRGNSWVNKEEYDKGIADFNEALRLGPPDAVTYTNRGIARKRKGDYLSAIADYTEAIRLDPQSAARYVPYAWMLATCTDGQFRDGAKAVELAEKACELTDYTDVNCLYAFAAAHAENGNFTAAIAWHQKALELTDPEDKADMLARLELYRAGNPYRE; the protein is encoded by the coding sequence GTGGGCGAAGAAGATTTCGAAGAATTCTTCGCCGAAAACAAGAACAAGAAAGAGACCTTTTACGATCCCGATGATTCCGGCGAGCTCTTTGCCGAATGCCAGGAGACGAGCTTTCTCGATTCAAACAATTCCGTGGCCTACGTCATGCGGGGCGCCGACTGGTCTGAAAAAGGGGAGCACGACAAGGCGATCACCGCTTATAGCGAAGCCATCCGCCTCGATCCCAACGATTCCGTAGCCTATGCCGGGCGAGGCTGGAACTGGAAACAAAAAGGCCAGCACGATAGAGCAATTGCCGATTACAGCGAGGCCATTCGCCTCGATCCGCGAGACGCCACGTTTTATTGCCAGCGAGGCTGCGCTTGGACAAGTCAGGGTGAGCACGACAAGGCCATCGCGGACTTTACTGAAGCCATCGACCACGATCCCTTGAGTGCTAGTGGGTACAATTACCGCGGCTACGCGTGGACTTGCAAACGCGATTACGACAAAGCGATCACCGACTTTAGCGAAGCCATTCGCCACGATCCTAGTAACGCTTATGCGCACCACGTCCGCGGCTTCTGCTGGCAGAACAAAGGTGAGTACGACAAGGCGATCGCCGATTTCAACGAAGCAATCCGGCTCTCCCCAGAAGATGCGGGCTACTATTACAATCGCGGCCGCGCATGGAGAGACTTAGGCGAGCTTGACAAGTCGATCGCCGACTGTACCAAGGCGATTCGGCTCGACCCACGGCATGTCTATGCTCATCTCTTCCGTGGCATCAACTGGCAGAGCAAGACTGAGTACGACAAAGCGATCGCTGACTATACCGAAGCCATCCGCCTCGATCCGCGCGACGCGAACACCTATTCACGACGCGGGATCTGTTGGTATCGGTCGGGAGATCACGACAAGGCCATGGCCGATTATAACGAGGCCATCCGTCTGAATGCACAAGATGCCTTTGCATTTTACAACCGTGGTCTCGCTTGGGCGAAGAAGCGCGAGTACGATTCTGCCATCGCGGACTACACCGCAGCCATCCGCATCAACGCACATTTTGGAGTGGCCTACATCGACCGCGGTCTCGCGTGGGCTAAGAAAGGCGAGTACGACAAGGCCTGCGCTGATTATGCCGACTCGATCCGTATCGACTCGCAGCCTGACAATGTCAAGCGAGCGCTTTACAACCGCAGTCGAGCCTGGGCTGCAAAAAGGGAATACGATAAGGCCATGGCCGATTGCTCAGAAGCAATCCGAATCGACCCACAAAATGCCAACGGCTACATCGGTCGTGGCTTCGTTTGGGATGAGCAAGGCGAATACGACAACGCCATCGCCGACTACAACGAGGCCCTTCGCATCAATCCCCAGTCTCTTGAGGCCCTCCACAACCGCGGCAACTCCTGGGTGAACAAAGAGGAGTACGACAAGGGCATCGCGGACTTTAATGAGGCACTCCGGCTCGGCCCGCCTGATGCGGTAACGTACACCAACCGTGGTATTGCAAGAAAGCGGAAAGGGGACTATCTCAGCGCTATCGCGGACTATACGGAAGCCATCCGTCTCGACCCACAGTCCGCCGCACGTTACGTCCCTTATGCCTGGATGCTGGCAACCTGCACGGACGGTCAATTCCGCGACGGAGCAAAAGCCGTCGAATTAGCCGAGAAGGCGTGCGAACTCACGGATTACACAGATGTTAACTGTCTCTACGCGTTTGCCGCCGCGCACGCCGAGAACGGAAACTTTACCGCGGCCATCGCGTGGCATCAAAAAGCGCTGGAACTGACCGATCCAGAGGACAAGGCCGACATGCTGGCCCGTCTGGAGTTGTACAGAGCAGGCAATCCCTATCGTGAGTAG
- the sthA gene encoding Si-specific NAD(P)(+) transhydrogenase, translating into MPLSNDSQDFDLFVVGTGPAGQKAAIAAAKLGKKVGIVDRRLCVGGVCVNTGTIPSKTLREAILYLSGYRLRSLYGPGYRVKDHITVDDLTFRTHHVIQNEIQVIAYQMSRNGVQMLTGEAGFLDANSMSIANGPSRITVRSEKFILAPGTEPHRPEGVALNGQTVIDSDGILALTEIPRTLTVVGGGIIGLEYASMFATLGTKVTLVEARQRLLEFVDTEIADALNYHLRDHGVTLRLGEEVVCVENEAEDPVALLASGKRIRNQVLMFSMGRQGRTKQLNLEAAGLAADSKGRLKVNSDFQTEAPHIYAVGDVVGFPALASTSMEQGRLAALHACGQPGQTIPGLYPYAIYTIPEISMVGATEEQLTAQQVPFESGVAHYREIARGQILGDEIGLLKILFHLDTHRILGVHAIGEGASELIHIGQTALALGGTVEYFRDNVFNYPTLAECYKVAAYSGLNKL; encoded by the coding sequence ATGCCCCTCTCGAACGATTCTCAGGACTTCGATCTCTTTGTCGTGGGCACGGGCCCGGCCGGCCAGAAGGCGGCCATCGCGGCCGCCAAGCTCGGCAAGAAGGTCGGCATCGTCGACCGGCGGCTCTGTGTCGGCGGCGTCTGCGTCAACACTGGCACCATTCCCTCGAAGACGCTGCGCGAGGCGATCCTCTACCTGTCCGGCTATCGGCTGCGCAGCCTCTATGGTCCGGGCTATCGGGTCAAGGACCACATCACGGTCGATGATCTCACGTTCCGTACACACCATGTGATTCAGAACGAGATTCAGGTCATTGCCTATCAGATGAGCCGCAACGGCGTGCAGATGCTCACCGGCGAGGCGGGCTTCCTCGATGCGAACTCGATGAGCATTGCCAATGGCCCGAGCCGCATCACGGTGCGCTCGGAGAAGTTCATCCTGGCGCCCGGCACGGAGCCGCATCGCCCCGAGGGGGTCGCCCTGAATGGCCAGACGGTGATCGATAGCGACGGCATCCTCGCGCTCACCGAGATTCCACGCACGCTCACCGTGGTGGGAGGCGGCATCATCGGGCTCGAGTATGCCAGCATGTTCGCCACGCTGGGCACCAAGGTAACGCTGGTCGAAGCTCGGCAGCGGCTGCTCGAGTTCGTCGATACCGAGATTGCCGACGCGCTCAACTACCACCTGCGCGATCATGGCGTGACGCTGCGCCTGGGTGAAGAGGTCGTGTGCGTCGAGAACGAGGCCGAGGACCCGGTGGCGCTATTGGCCAGCGGCAAGCGGATTCGCAATCAAGTCCTCATGTTCTCGATGGGGCGGCAGGGGCGCACCAAGCAGTTGAATCTCGAGGCCGCGGGGCTTGCGGCCGACTCGAAGGGTCGGCTCAAGGTGAATAGCGATTTTCAGACCGAGGCGCCTCACATCTATGCCGTGGGAGATGTGGTCGGTTTTCCGGCGCTCGCCAGCACGTCGATGGAACAGGGGCGCCTCGCGGCCTTACACGCCTGCGGTCAGCCGGGGCAGACGATTCCGGGACTGTATCCCTACGCCATCTATACGATCCCCGAGATCTCGATGGTGGGCGCTACGGAAGAGCAACTGACGGCACAGCAAGTGCCGTTCGAGTCGGGAGTGGCGCACTATCGCGAGATCGCCCGCGGGCAGATCCTGGGAGACGAGATCGGCCTGCTGAAGATTCTCTTCCATCTCGATACGCATCGCATCCTGGGGGTGCATGCCATCGGCGAGGGGGCCTCGGAGCTGATTCACATCGGTCAGACGGCGCTAGCGTTGGGGGGCACGGTCGAGTACTTCCGCGACAACGTCTTCAACTACCCGACGCTCGCCGAGTGCTATAAGGTGGCGGCCTATAGCGGGCTGAACAAGCTGTAG
- a CDS encoding PhoPQ-activated pathogenicity-related family protein, translating into MGNVTDATLTAADLPPAATEETALDRYLAQPDPVYGWKVARTVEQADHTLYVLELTSQTWRTEKDVDRPVWKHWLSIVVPKELKYPHTAFLYIGGGENGDPAPEKVPERVTELARGTGTVVAELGMVPNQPLRFTDSPDEAREEDNIIGYTRVKYMQTRDETWLVRLAMVKSGIRAMDAMQEFLATDAGGKLDIQSFVVAGASKRGWTTWLVGATDPRVVAIVPLVIDALNSEEITRHHYRAYGFFSPALDDYVRHGLFPGKIGTPEYREILNIEDPYEYRARERLQIPKFIVNAAGDEFFLPDNAQFYYPALSEEKHLRYVPNAKHSLAGSDARESIEAFYQSILDDQPRPHFRWRHQGAGTVVVTPVEKPSKVTLWQATNPQARDFRLDELGKAYQPTVLEPAADGAYEARVPATPQGYTAYFVELEFPSGGRYPFKFTTDVRVVPDVLPFEFPQSGQSQ; encoded by the coding sequence ATGGGAAATGTGACGGATGCGACGTTGACGGCCGCCGATCTTCCGCCTGCCGCGACCGAGGAGACGGCGCTCGACCGGTACCTGGCGCAGCCCGATCCCGTCTATGGATGGAAAGTCGCCCGCACGGTCGAGCAGGCCGACCACACGCTCTACGTGCTGGAGCTGACGTCGCAAACGTGGCGCACGGAAAAAGACGTCGATCGCCCGGTGTGGAAGCACTGGTTGTCGATCGTCGTGCCGAAGGAGCTCAAGTACCCGCACACGGCGTTTCTGTATATCGGCGGCGGCGAGAACGGTGACCCTGCGCCGGAGAAAGTGCCCGAGCGCGTGACCGAGTTGGCCCGGGGCACCGGCACGGTAGTGGCCGAGTTGGGCATGGTGCCGAACCAGCCCTTGCGCTTCACCGATTCGCCAGACGAGGCGCGGGAAGAAGACAACATCATCGGGTATACCCGCGTCAAGTACATGCAGACGCGCGACGAGACCTGGCTCGTGCGACTGGCGATGGTCAAGAGTGGCATTCGGGCCATGGACGCCATGCAGGAGTTTTTGGCCACGGATGCCGGGGGCAAGCTCGACATTCAGTCGTTCGTCGTGGCGGGGGCCTCGAAGCGAGGCTGGACGACCTGGCTCGTCGGCGCGACCGATCCGCGCGTGGTGGCCATCGTGCCGCTGGTGATCGATGCCCTCAATTCCGAAGAGATCACCCGGCATCACTACCGCGCTTATGGCTTCTTTTCGCCGGCGCTCGACGACTACGTGCGGCATGGGTTGTTTCCCGGCAAGATCGGCACGCCCGAGTATCGCGAGATTCTGAACATCGAGGACCCGTACGAGTACCGCGCCCGCGAGCGATTGCAGATCCCCAAGTTCATCGTGAACGCGGCGGGGGATGAGTTTTTCCTGCCGGACAACGCGCAGTTCTACTACCCGGCCCTCTCGGAGGAGAAACACTTGCGCTACGTGCCCAACGCCAAGCACTCGCTGGCCGGGAGCGACGCGCGGGAGAGCATCGAAGCGTTCTACCAGTCGATTCTCGACGACCAGCCGCGGCCGCATTTCCGCTGGCGCCATCAAGGAGCCGGTACGGTGGTCGTCACGCCGGTCGAGAAGCCGAGCAAGGTCACGCTGTGGCAGGCGACGAACCCGCAGGCGCGCGATTTCCGGCTCGACGAGTTGGGCAAAGCCTATCAGCCGACCGTGCTCGAGCCTGCGGCCGACGGCGCCTACGAGGCCCGCGTGCCGGCGACTCCCCAGGGTTACACGGCGTACTTTGTCGAGCTCGAGTTCCCGAGCGGCGGTCGTTATCCGTTCAAGTTCACCACCGATGTGCGCGTCGTGCCGGACGTGTTGCCCTTCGAGTTTCCGCAGTCCGGCCAGTCGCAGTGA
- a CDS encoding 1-acyl-sn-glycerol-3-phosphate acyltransferase codes for MELTAMALALVARLLSGASVRWVGCEPDTCQRVYFANHTSHLDALVVWSALPPPVRSLTRPVAAKDYWEKTRLRRYISTKVFDALLIDRNEIKVHNSPIDLMIKALGDTKSLIVFPEGHRNTGPEMGEFKSGLYYLAKKRPDLELVPVHIDNLNRVLPRGEFLPVPLLSCISFGPPLWLEVKEPKMDFLNRARDAVRTLKER; via the coding sequence GTGGAACTGACGGCGATGGCCCTGGCCCTGGTCGCGCGGCTACTCAGCGGTGCCAGCGTGCGCTGGGTGGGCTGCGAGCCCGACACCTGCCAGCGGGTCTACTTCGCCAATCACACCAGCCATCTCGACGCCCTGGTCGTCTGGTCGGCCCTGCCCCCCCCCGTACGCAGCCTCACACGCCCCGTCGCCGCCAAGGATTACTGGGAAAAGACCCGGCTGCGGCGCTACATCTCGACCAAGGTCTTCGATGCTCTGCTGATCGACCGCAACGAGATCAAGGTCCACAACAGTCCCATCGACCTGATGATCAAGGCCCTGGGCGATACCAAGTCGTTGATCGTCTTCCCCGAGGGGCACCGCAATACCGGGCCCGAGATGGGCGAGTTCAAAAGCGGGCTGTACTATCTGGCCAAGAAGCGTCCTGATCTCGAGCTGGTGCCGGTCCACATCGACAATTTGAATCGTGTCTTGCCGCGCGGCGAGTTTCTGCCCGTCCCCCTGCTGAGCTGCATCAGTTTTGGCCCGCCCCTGTGGCTCGAGGTCAAAGAACCGAAAATGGATTTTCTCAACCGGGCGCGCGACGCCGTGCGCACCTTGAAGGAGCGTTGA